Proteins encoded together in one Planctomyces sp. SH-PL14 window:
- a CDS encoding AI-2E family transporter: MKPSSQSSANTSSIPSRAGRGTGADSVAPLRESAAGRGAEGAWGAAAGFRSVQVLLGIVLTVTILYFGSSILVPFALAVLFAMLLHPIVHRLERWIGRIASVVTVVAALMLSALGVGWVVSLQLVDLANRIPEYQKQLVVKLERLRGSDSSSGTMHKFQQAMDHLMNAIEAGTKPSSEPPKDEPFFKEILDGRREPQKVQVVPEPTSRWAAIAIALTSLANPLATFGIVTVLVIFLLIQREDVRDRVVRLMGTGKLTLTTNTLGEMGSRISRYLLMNALVNGGFGLAVTLGLLAIGIEYALMWGFLAFVLRFLPYIGPIAATVLPVAMAAVQFESWMPLIYTGGLFLVLELFTNNVVEPLAYGHSAGVSIIAILVTATFWTWVWGPVGLVLSVPMTVMLAVLGKHVPQLQSLGIALGDEPPLETYVIYYQRLLAGDQEEAESLLEEHEAQRGLVGVYDSIVVPALALAERDRVGGQLSARQIDFIWKSTEDLVDELAVPDPMVRGDAAVEPALEIRMLGCAVQDRADALALRMLSNSLQATGGTLDTMSDSMLAAELLEHVERDRPDILFLSALGGGGAVQLRYLLKRIRQRERNLNVVVCRWGYPGGKERMANRMREWGASRVVTTLAEAMQIARSTPRMERVPVAAN, encoded by the coding sequence ATGAAACCGTCTTCGCAGAGTTCAGCGAACACCTCCTCGATCCCGTCCCGCGCGGGGCGGGGAACCGGTGCCGACTCTGTCGCGCCGCTTCGAGAGTCCGCCGCCGGCCGGGGGGCGGAGGGAGCGTGGGGGGCGGCGGCCGGTTTCCGCAGCGTCCAAGTGCTGTTGGGGATCGTGCTGACGGTCACGATTCTTTACTTCGGAAGTTCGATTCTCGTCCCGTTCGCGCTGGCGGTCCTGTTCGCCATGCTCCTGCACCCGATCGTTCATCGGCTGGAGCGATGGATCGGACGGATTGCTTCCGTCGTCACGGTCGTCGCCGCTCTGATGCTTTCGGCCCTGGGAGTGGGCTGGGTCGTCAGTCTGCAGCTGGTCGATCTCGCCAACCGGATTCCCGAGTATCAGAAGCAGCTCGTCGTCAAGCTGGAGCGTCTGCGGGGGAGCGATTCCTCCAGCGGGACGATGCACAAGTTCCAGCAGGCGATGGACCACCTCATGAACGCCATCGAGGCGGGGACGAAGCCTTCGTCCGAGCCTCCCAAGGACGAGCCGTTCTTCAAGGAGATTCTCGACGGCCGCCGTGAGCCCCAGAAGGTTCAGGTCGTCCCGGAGCCGACCTCGCGGTGGGCGGCGATCGCGATCGCGCTGACGTCGCTCGCGAATCCCCTCGCCACGTTCGGGATCGTGACGGTGCTGGTCATCTTCCTGCTGATTCAGCGGGAGGATGTCCGCGACCGGGTCGTGCGGCTGATGGGGACCGGGAAGCTGACGCTGACCACGAACACGCTGGGGGAGATGGGGAGCCGGATCAGCCGCTACCTGCTGATGAACGCGCTCGTCAACGGCGGCTTCGGGCTGGCTGTGACGCTGGGCCTGCTGGCGATCGGGATCGAGTACGCCCTGATGTGGGGGTTCCTGGCGTTCGTCCTGCGGTTCCTTCCCTACATCGGCCCGATTGCCGCTACGGTCCTGCCGGTGGCGATGGCCGCCGTCCAGTTCGAAAGCTGGATGCCGCTGATCTACACCGGCGGACTGTTCCTGGTTCTGGAGCTGTTTACGAACAACGTCGTCGAGCCGCTGGCCTATGGGCACAGCGCGGGTGTCTCGATCATTGCCATCCTTGTCACGGCCACGTTCTGGACGTGGGTGTGGGGACCGGTGGGGCTCGTGCTCTCCGTCCCGATGACCGTGATGCTGGCGGTGCTCGGAAAGCACGTGCCGCAGCTGCAGTCGCTGGGGATCGCCCTCGGGGATGAGCCGCCGCTCGAAACGTACGTTATCTATTACCAGCGGCTACTGGCGGGGGACCAGGAGGAGGCGGAGTCGCTCCTGGAGGAGCATGAGGCGCAGCGGGGGCTTGTCGGCGTGTATGACTCGATCGTCGTTCCGGCGCTGGCGCTCGCGGAACGGGATCGTGTGGGGGGGCAGCTCAGCGCGCGGCAGATCGATTTCATCTGGAAGTCGACGGAAGATCTGGTCGACGAACTAGCGGTCCCGGACCCGATGGTCCGGGGCGATGCGGCGGTCGAGCCGGCGCTGGAGATCCGCATGCTGGGGTGCGCGGTCCAGGACCGGGCGGACGCCCTTGCGTTGCGGATGCTCTCGAACTCGTTGCAGGCGACGGGCGGAACGCTCGATACGATGTCGGATTCGATGCTCGCGGCGGAGCTTCTGGAGCATGTGGAGCGGGATCGGCCGGACATCCTGTTTCTTTCCGCTCTCGGAGGGGGAGGGGCGGTTCAGCTCCGTTACCTGCTGAAGCGGATCCGGCAGCGGGAGCGGAATCTGAATGTGGTCGTGTGCCGGTGGGGGTATCCGGGGGGCAAGGAGCGGATGGCGAACCGGATGCGCGAGTGGGGGGCGAGCCGGGTGGTGACGACGTTGGCTGAGGCGATGCAGATTGCTCGCAGCACGCCGCGGATGGAGCGTGTGCCGGTCGCCGCCAACTGA
- a CDS encoding glycosyltransferase, with product MRQALDNGYPALFGDYTPKAQIVLCLRGSDPFLDRCLSGLVHQDYPDYKVLIVVDTETDEALPHVRELQALHGADRVEVMIRDHAFSTCTRKASSLHCAYSRTPDDVEVIATCDGDAITHPTWLRELVAPMKDPRVLASTGNRWYSPQGSDPVGLLRFYWNGMAVPSMVQYHIPWGGSLALRREVFRDPEYLDLLAHAFSEDTQLANFLDRRNTSAVPVIPLVMLNEERTSFASFWGFLLRQMLAARLHHPAANWVLLQAMLLGALGWVCLPWTIYEGGANIATWGICTFLYGTVVQVMVLQFDGLVRKLLREWRGVTLRRYDLGQILSCSFALLFLGFYYPAAVLTAWLTRRHEWRGITYRIEPHSVAIVDEQEFRSTPEVRPETPAKSAS from the coding sequence TTGCGCCAGGCCCTGGACAACGGGTATCCCGCGCTGTTCGGCGACTATACCCCCAAGGCCCAGATCGTCCTCTGCCTCCGCGGCAGCGACCCGTTCCTCGACCGCTGTCTCTCGGGGCTCGTCCATCAGGACTACCCGGACTACAAGGTCCTGATCGTCGTCGACACCGAGACCGACGAGGCGCTCCCCCATGTCCGTGAACTGCAGGCGCTGCATGGGGCGGACCGGGTCGAGGTGATGATCCGGGACCACGCCTTCTCAACCTGCACCCGCAAGGCGAGCAGTCTGCACTGCGCCTACAGCCGCACCCCGGACGACGTTGAAGTCATCGCGACCTGCGACGGCGACGCGATCACCCATCCGACCTGGCTGCGGGAGCTCGTCGCTCCGATGAAGGACCCGCGGGTCCTGGCCTCGACCGGCAACCGCTGGTATTCCCCCCAGGGGAGCGACCCGGTGGGACTGCTGCGGTTCTACTGGAACGGCATGGCTGTCCCGTCGATGGTCCAGTACCACATCCCATGGGGTGGAAGCCTGGCGCTTCGCCGAGAGGTGTTTCGCGATCCGGAGTACCTCGACCTTCTGGCCCATGCCTTCAGCGAGGACACGCAGCTCGCCAACTTCCTGGACCGGCGGAACACGAGCGCCGTGCCGGTCATTCCGCTGGTGATGCTGAACGAGGAGCGGACGTCGTTCGCCTCGTTCTGGGGCTTCCTCCTCCGCCAGATGTTGGCGGCGCGGCTGCATCACCCGGCGGCCAATTGGGTTCTTCTGCAGGCGATGCTCCTCGGCGCCCTGGGCTGGGTCTGCCTCCCCTGGACGATCTACGAAGGGGGAGCCAACATCGCGACATGGGGGATCTGCACGTTCCTCTATGGAACCGTTGTGCAGGTTATGGTCCTCCAGTTCGACGGCCTTGTCCGCAAGCTGCTCAGGGAATGGCGCGGAGTGACGCTCCGGCGATACGACCTGGGACAGATTCTGAGCTGCTCCTTCGCCCTGCTATTCCTCGGGTTCTATTATCCGGCGGCCGTCCTGACCGCCTGGCTGACGCGGCGCCACGAATGGCGCGGGATCACGTACCGGATCGAGCCGCACAGCGTGGCGATCGTCGACGAGCAGGAGTTCCGGTCCACGCCGGAGGTTCGCCCCGAAACGCCGGCCAAGTCCGCTTCCTGA
- a CDS encoding carboxypeptidase-like regulatory domain-containing protein, which yields MTRSLLFCLLSAVLAGCGSSAPPPKGPAVYKAGGTVTFKGQPVEGATVTFLSTDGKLGAYATTDAAGKFALTTHSAGDGAPAGDYMVAVTKMEAPKGGQGSGSPETGDYRPPAENQPPPKNLLPAKYASPSPMGLKATIKPEGPNDIPLDLM from the coding sequence ATGACGCGTTCTCTCCTGTTCTGCCTCCTGTCTGCCGTCCTGGCCGGTTGCGGCAGCAGCGCCCCCCCACCCAAGGGCCCTGCGGTCTACAAGGCGGGAGGGACGGTGACCTTCAAGGGGCAGCCAGTCGAGGGGGCCACGGTCACGTTCCTGAGCACCGACGGCAAGCTTGGGGCCTATGCCACGACGGATGCCGCAGGCAAGTTCGCCCTGACGACTCATTCAGCCGGCGACGGAGCCCCGGCGGGAGATTACATGGTTGCCGTGACCAAGATGGAGGCTCCCAAGGGAGGTCAGGGCTCGGGCTCTCCCGAAACCGGGGACTACCGTCCGCCCGCAGAAAATCAGCCTCCCCCGAAGAACCTGCTGCCGGCCAAGTACGCCTCCCCCTCGCCGATGGGATTGAAGGCAACCATCAAGCCGGAAGGCCCGAACGACATCCCGCTTGACCTGATGTAG
- a CDS encoding DUF1559 domain-containing protein: protein MVVRSRKGFTLIELLVVIAIIAVLVAILLPAVQQAREAARNSQCKNNLKQIGIALHSYHEVFGCFMARKGGSGNGGTNASPYYDGNYNRLSGFVPMLPYIDQGALYGKIQQGDATHASGGPAGWDGWAVWNVKIPTYQCPSDREISAGQMQHSYAFSMGDGPIRDNVSAGTVRGLFGYQRCVRIGDIQDGTSNTIAMSEHCKAEFAAVTTTANAYPAIEGIANNVTFGTPAIPGVCLTQASNGFFIPGISVKGKRGYVYTDGQPERVGFHTILGPNAPSCGEGGNTNADNSHTLLPPSSRHAGTVNAVMSDGAVRTISDSIDTGNLAIGPATSGPSPYGVWGAIGSKDGGDKVQDF from the coding sequence ATGGTCGTACGGAGTCGCAAGGGGTTCACGCTGATCGAACTCCTGGTTGTCATCGCCATCATCGCTGTACTGGTCGCCATTCTTCTCCCCGCCGTTCAGCAGGCGCGGGAAGCGGCGCGGAATTCCCAGTGCAAGAACAATCTGAAGCAGATCGGAATCGCCCTCCACAGCTACCATGAAGTGTTCGGCTGCTTCATGGCACGCAAAGGTGGCAGCGGCAACGGCGGGACGAATGCCAGCCCCTATTACGACGGGAACTACAACCGCCTGAGCGGCTTTGTCCCGATGCTCCCGTACATTGATCAGGGAGCACTCTACGGAAAGATCCAGCAGGGGGATGCGACCCACGCCTCGGGCGGCCCCGCCGGCTGGGACGGGTGGGCGGTCTGGAACGTTAAGATTCCGACCTACCAGTGTCCTTCCGATCGCGAAATCTCCGCCGGCCAGATGCAGCACAGTTATGCATTCAGCATGGGCGACGGTCCGATTCGCGACAACGTGAGTGCGGGTACTGTCCGCGGCTTGTTCGGCTACCAGCGCTGCGTTCGAATCGGCGACATCCAGGACGGAACGAGCAACACGATTGCCATGAGCGAACACTGCAAAGCGGAATTCGCTGCGGTGACGACGACGGCGAACGCCTACCCGGCCATCGAAGGGATTGCCAACAACGTCACCTTCGGCACCCCGGCGATTCCGGGCGTCTGTCTCACGCAGGCCTCGAACGGGTTTTTCATCCCGGGGATTTCTGTGAAGGGAAAGCGTGGATACGTCTACACGGACGGCCAGCCGGAGCGGGTTGGCTTCCACACGATCCTTGGTCCGAACGCTCCGTCCTGCGGTGAAGGCGGCAATACGAATGCCGACAACTCGCACACGTTGCTCCCGCCTTCGAGCCGTCACGCGGGGACTGTCAATGCCGTGATGTCGGACGGTGCTGTGCGGACGATCAGCGACAGCATCGACACCGGCAATCTGGCCATTGGTCCGGCGACCAGCGGCCCGAGCCCCTACGGCGTCTGGGGCGCCATTGGCTCCAAGGACGGTGGCGACAAGGTCCAAGACTTCTAA
- a CDS encoding phosphoglycerate dehydrogenase yields the protein MPLNVKSTALSADEGPHVALLQEAGFTVQPVDRTLDYWNPDTLIREAQGCCAIVAGSEPYTRDVLHALPGLRVLARTGVGFDAIDTKTCDELEIVVATTPGVNHHAVAEHAIAMLMAIGRGFPFRDLECRRGQWLRVQTPRIMGSTIGIVGLGRIGQAVATRAVGLGMNVLSCEPYPNPEFVQTWGIELTSLDDLLSRSDYVTLHNPATAETRHMMNAERIGQMKPGSVLINTARGSLIDEKALYDALKSKHLRGAGLDVFEKEPLAKSSPLLEFENVIFCGHLAGLDVESQRDTLTMCADTITRLKNGGWPSERIQNLKGRSDWKW from the coding sequence ATGCCGCTCAACGTCAAGTCCACTGCCCTCAGCGCGGACGAAGGTCCGCACGTCGCTCTCCTCCAGGAAGCGGGCTTCACCGTCCAGCCAGTCGACCGCACGCTCGACTACTGGAACCCGGACACCCTCATCCGCGAAGCCCAGGGATGCTGCGCCATCGTCGCCGGCTCGGAACCCTACACCCGCGACGTCCTCCACGCCCTCCCCGGTCTGCGGGTCCTGGCTCGCACCGGCGTCGGCTTCGACGCCATCGACACCAAGACCTGCGACGAGCTTGAGATCGTCGTCGCCACGACCCCCGGCGTGAACCACCACGCCGTCGCCGAGCACGCCATCGCGATGCTCATGGCGATCGGCCGCGGCTTCCCCTTCCGCGACCTCGAATGCCGCCGCGGCCAGTGGCTGCGGGTCCAGACCCCCCGAATCATGGGCTCCACGATCGGGATCGTCGGCCTCGGCCGGATCGGCCAGGCGGTCGCCACCCGCGCCGTTGGCCTGGGGATGAACGTCCTCTCCTGCGAGCCCTATCCGAACCCGGAATTCGTGCAGACCTGGGGCATCGAGCTCACCTCGCTCGACGATCTCCTCTCCCGCTCCGACTACGTGACGCTCCACAACCCGGCGACCGCTGAGACGCGGCACATGATGAACGCCGAGCGAATCGGCCAAATGAAGCCCGGCTCGGTCCTGATCAACACCGCCCGCGGCTCGCTGATCGACGAGAAGGCGCTCTACGACGCCCTCAAGTCCAAGCACCTCCGCGGAGCGGGTCTCGACGTCTTTGAGAAAGAGCCCCTCGCCAAGAGCAGCCCGCTGCTGGAGTTCGAGAACGTGATCTTCTGCGGCCACCTCGCCGGTCTCGATGTCGAAAGCCAGCGGGACACGCTCACGATGTGCGCCGACACGATCACCCGCCTCAAGAACGGCGGCTGGCCCTCGGAGCGGATTCAGAACCTCAAGGGCCGCTCCGACTGGAAGTGGTAG
- the recO gene encoding DNA repair protein RecO: MSTEKTEALVIRLADFSESSRVVTFFTRDFGKISALAKGAKRLKGPFEGALDLLSECHLVFIRKESSALDLATETQLIRRFQPHGKNLSSLYAGYYVAELLDGLTLEDDPHPHLYAAATDALLRLSLEDDHRLPVFQFELRLLHEIGHLPSFEACEICGRPVDSGETARFWVSQGGLICDKCGRPEYEHTSIHPETISVLRNLLRPSDVSSPSDPSLSSSSSLPLPPLASRELRRLLTAAIAHILERRPKMLAYLKF, from the coding sequence ATGTCCACCGAGAAGACCGAAGCCCTCGTCATCCGCCTGGCCGACTTCAGCGAGAGCAGCCGCGTCGTCACCTTCTTCACGCGGGATTTCGGCAAAATCAGCGCTCTGGCGAAAGGAGCGAAACGCCTCAAAGGGCCCTTCGAAGGCGCTCTTGACCTCCTTTCCGAATGTCACCTAGTGTTCATCAGGAAGGAGTCTTCCGCCCTGGATCTGGCCACGGAAACCCAACTGATTCGCCGGTTTCAGCCGCACGGCAAGAACCTGTCGAGCCTGTACGCCGGGTACTACGTGGCCGAGCTCCTGGATGGGCTGACTCTGGAGGATGATCCCCATCCTCACCTGTACGCGGCGGCGACCGATGCCCTCCTGCGACTCTCGCTCGAGGACGACCATCGCCTCCCGGTTTTCCAGTTCGAGCTGCGGCTCCTTCACGAGATCGGACACCTCCCCTCCTTTGAAGCCTGCGAGATTTGCGGGCGGCCGGTCGACTCCGGCGAAACTGCCCGGTTCTGGGTCTCGCAGGGGGGACTGATCTGTGACAAGTGCGGCCGGCCGGAGTATGAACACACCTCAATTCACCCGGAGACGATCTCGGTCCTGCGAAACCTGCTCAGGCCCTCCGACGTTTCCTCCCCGTCCGACCCTTCCCTTTCGTCCTCCTCATCCCTTCCCCTTCCTCCGCTCGCATCGCGGGAACTGAGACGTCTCCTGACGGCGGCCATCGCCCACATCCTGGAGCGTCGACCCAAAATGCTGGCCTATCTCAAGTTCTAG
- a CDS encoding tetratricopeptide repeat protein has translation MSLNCRITFGVRSRRWRGAALGCLWISVLTGCQATTRSRNTTVTMVADKGTNKEEQRDGDYNIQGPTQRLLNARNWQREKETAIAQGNEAAIEGLPEYQAAEDLYNAGKYKEAEKAFKTLAKERRKSYETWQVRWDNWIGVKNAAKWDPYSNFGDPIEEDSLFMLAECQFAQKRYSYAQDSYDDLLNRYPSTRHMDHTTRQLFRIARYWLDVKDPVPDDGDIQATSGEEQRKESLKPKAARSGILPNVADRTRPTFDTDGRALQALRSIWLHDTTGPLADDALMLSANYHLRTGDFTESARLYKLLREQYPDSKHFEDAFMLGSHVTLASYQGPSYDGKSLDEAIKLKEAALRIFPDLSDEQRTRLAGELRRMYDAEVERIWDKVEFYEAKNSPKSVELYCNVLINKYPKSPYADLARKKLQETNRDVASRGRTPGWWPGGEKSAEAPESRPPAAPPSPPPEKAVVPDAPAEEKAEPKEPRRFQFPNPLRRAPKAPDLQSPGSDSAEPPLVAPAAGSASLDE, from the coding sequence ATGTCCCTCAACTGCCGCATCACCTTCGGAGTCCGATCCCGCCGCTGGCGGGGCGCCGCGCTCGGGTGCTTGTGGATCTCCGTCCTGACGGGTTGCCAGGCAACCACCCGCTCCCGCAACACGACCGTGACGATGGTCGCCGACAAGGGAACCAACAAAGAGGAGCAGCGGGACGGCGACTACAACATCCAGGGGCCCACGCAGCGACTCCTGAACGCCCGGAACTGGCAGCGGGAAAAGGAAACGGCGATCGCCCAGGGGAATGAGGCGGCGATCGAAGGGCTCCCCGAGTACCAGGCGGCCGAAGACCTCTACAACGCGGGCAAGTACAAGGAGGCCGAGAAGGCCTTCAAGACTCTCGCCAAGGAACGCCGCAAGAGCTACGAGACCTGGCAGGTCCGCTGGGACAACTGGATCGGCGTCAAGAACGCTGCCAAGTGGGACCCCTATTCGAACTTCGGCGATCCGATCGAGGAAGACTCCCTGTTCATGCTGGCGGAGTGCCAGTTCGCCCAGAAGCGGTACTCCTACGCCCAGGACTCGTATGACGACCTGCTGAACCGCTATCCGTCGACGCGGCACATGGACCATACGACGCGGCAGCTCTTCCGCATCGCCCGGTACTGGCTCGACGTCAAGGACCCGGTCCCCGACGACGGCGACATCCAGGCAACCTCCGGCGAGGAGCAGCGGAAAGAGAGCCTCAAGCCCAAGGCGGCGCGCAGCGGCATCCTGCCGAACGTGGCGGACCGGACGCGGCCGACATTCGACACCGACGGCCGGGCCCTCCAGGCACTCCGCTCGATCTGGCTGCACGATACGACCGGACCGCTGGCGGACGACGCCCTGATGCTCTCCGCCAACTACCACCTGCGGACCGGGGACTTCACGGAGTCGGCCCGGCTCTACAAGCTGCTCCGCGAGCAGTATCCGGACAGCAAGCACTTTGAAGACGCGTTCATGCTCGGCTCGCATGTGACGTTGGCGTCCTACCAGGGCCCGTCCTACGACGGCAAGTCGCTCGACGAGGCGATCAAGCTCAAGGAAGCCGCCCTGCGGATCTTCCCCGATCTCTCCGATGAACAGCGGACCCGGCTCGCCGGCGAGCTGCGGCGGATGTACGACGCGGAAGTCGAGCGGATCTGGGACAAGGTCGAGTTCTACGAAGCGAAGAATTCGCCGAAGTCGGTCGAGCTCTACTGCAACGTGCTGATCAACAAGTATCCGAAGAGCCCGTATGCGGACCTGGCCCGCAAGAAGCTCCAGGAGACGAACCGCGACGTCGCATCCCGCGGCCGGACCCCCGGCTGGTGGCCAGGAGGCGAGAAGTCGGCCGAGGCACCCGAATCCCGTCCCCCGGCCGCGCCCCCGTCGCCTCCGCCGGAAAAGGCGGTTGTTCCCGACGCTCCGGCCGAAGAGAAAGCCGAACCCAAGGAGCCGCGGCGGTTCCAGTTCCCCAACCCGCTCCGGCGGGCTCCCAAGGCCCCCGACCTGCAGTCCCCCGGCAGCGACTCCGCGGAACCTCCGCTCGTGGCGCCGGCGGCCGGTTCGGCCTCACTCGATGAATAG
- the lptE gene encoding LPS assembly lipoprotein LptE, which translates to MIQRTVIAMCAVCWLATSGCGYRMGAPYAAEVRTVHVPTFTTDSFRRGFELQLTESVQKQIQLRTPYRLAKEPGADTRLTGRVVSISKRVENQTKFDDPRELEMQYGIEIKWEDVRTGQPLAERSMALPGNVVQLLTDVSFAPETGQSLAVAQQQAADQLARQIVGMMETPW; encoded by the coding sequence ATGATCCAGAGAACGGTCATCGCGATGTGCGCTGTCTGCTGGCTGGCGACCAGCGGATGCGGTTATCGCATGGGCGCTCCTTACGCCGCGGAGGTCCGGACGGTTCACGTTCCGACCTTCACGACCGACTCCTTCCGACGGGGTTTCGAGCTCCAGCTCACCGAGTCGGTTCAGAAGCAGATCCAGCTCCGGACTCCGTATCGACTGGCCAAGGAGCCGGGGGCCGATACCCGGCTGACGGGACGGGTCGTTTCGATCTCCAAGCGGGTCGAGAACCAGACGAAGTTTGACGACCCCCGCGAACTCGAGATGCAGTACGGCATCGAGATCAAGTGGGAAGACGTCCGGACGGGGCAGCCGCTGGCTGAACGCTCGATGGCTCTTCCGGGGAACGTCGTCCAGCTCCTGACGGACGTCAGCTTCGCCCCGGAGACTGGACAGTCGCTCGCCGTCGCTCAGCAGCAGGCGGCCGATCAGTTGGCGCGGCAGATCGTGGGGATGATGGAGACGCCTTGGTGA
- a CDS encoding diacylglycerol/lipid kinase family protein, translated as MSQPIHVFWNGDASRASALQQFRQTLDRQRDVTVHDAGDLGTEVHSVLRSHADSDVRLVAAGGDGTVSAVAAAIVEQQAARATLAVLPLGTGNDLARSLGMPLDLEEAFEVCRSGDTAAIDAIEATSAEGQRLVFNMATAGNTGRFVDSIDEDFKKQWGVFSYVRAGVMALADLTPYELQVEVDGRPLPRCEAINVFIANGRSSGGGVQVAPQASLSDGLLDYVIVLNGSIGRLTSLAADYVMDRLLENDLIVHGQARSITLKGSPPLKFSTDGESVSTPLSRFSVRPRALSAVVGPLVTATPIGAPVSEVAEEFPLMAWS; from the coding sequence ATGTCTCAACCAATTCATGTGTTCTGGAATGGAGATGCCAGCAGGGCGAGTGCCTTGCAGCAGTTCCGTCAGACACTGGATCGTCAGCGTGACGTCACCGTTCACGACGCGGGTGACCTCGGGACAGAAGTCCACTCAGTCCTCCGTTCCCACGCCGACTCGGATGTGCGACTCGTCGCCGCCGGGGGCGATGGGACTGTGAGCGCCGTCGCCGCGGCGATCGTGGAACAGCAGGCCGCGCGAGCCACGCTCGCGGTGTTGCCGCTTGGAACAGGAAACGACCTCGCCCGGTCGCTTGGCATGCCTCTGGATCTCGAAGAAGCCTTTGAGGTCTGCCGCTCCGGCGACACGGCTGCCATCGACGCGATCGAGGCGACCAGCGCGGAAGGACAACGCCTCGTCTTCAACATGGCGACGGCGGGAAACACGGGACGGTTCGTCGATTCGATCGATGAGGACTTCAAGAAACAGTGGGGGGTCTTCTCCTACGTCCGCGCCGGAGTGATGGCGCTGGCGGACCTGACACCCTATGAGCTGCAAGTGGAGGTCGATGGCCGGCCCCTGCCGCGGTGCGAGGCGATCAATGTGTTCATCGCCAACGGCCGCAGCTCGGGAGGGGGCGTTCAAGTAGCACCACAGGCGTCGCTCAGCGATGGCCTCCTGGACTACGTGATTGTCCTGAACGGATCCATCGGCCGGCTCACGAGCCTGGCGGCGGACTACGTGATGGACCGGCTGCTCGAGAACGATCTGATCGTTCACGGGCAGGCCCGGTCGATCACGCTGAAGGGAAGTCCCCCGCTGAAGTTTTCAACGGATGGAGAGAGTGTCTCAACTCCATTGTCACGGTTCTCCGTTCGCCCGAGAGCTCTCTCGGCGGTGGTCGGCCCGCTGGTGACCGCCACTCCCATCGGAGCCCCGGTATCGGAGGTCGCAGAGGAGTTTCCTCTCATGGCGTGGAGTTGA
- a CDS encoding Gfo/Idh/MocA family protein, which translates to MPRTYRVGIIGHTGRGDYGHAVDMAFTRLPNVEIAAVADEHEAGLAEAQKRIGAKKAYRRYRDMLSEEKLDIVAICPRWIDQHRDMILAAAEAGCHVYMEKPFCRTLAECDEAVTQLEMRHLKLGIAHISQYSPVLDTVRSILRQGEIGDVLELRARGKEDRRGGGEDLWVLGSHVFGLMRSLAGADALSCSATVMQGGHPVGKADVAQGAEGIGLLAGDNVQATYAFPSGAFGHFASRKGVGGAPTRFAIQVFGSKGVLEMESGYLAPAYILKDAAWSPGRSGKGWQKITSAGIDQPEPRKDGSYQGGHIAAINDLIESIEAERTTRCSAEDCRQIIQMIAAVFESHRVGGPVSLPLKTRENPLALM; encoded by the coding sequence ATGCCACGGACCTATCGCGTCGGGATCATCGGGCACACAGGACGCGGCGACTACGGCCACGCCGTCGACATGGCGTTCACCAGGCTCCCGAACGTCGAGATCGCAGCCGTCGCCGACGAACACGAAGCCGGCCTCGCCGAGGCGCAGAAGCGGATCGGGGCGAAGAAGGCCTACCGCCGCTACCGGGACATGCTCTCCGAGGAGAAACTCGACATCGTCGCCATCTGCCCCCGGTGGATCGACCAGCACCGGGACATGATCCTGGCCGCGGCTGAAGCAGGGTGCCATGTCTATATGGAGAAGCCGTTCTGCCGCACCCTCGCCGAATGCGACGAAGCGGTCACGCAGCTCGAGATGCGGCACCTCAAGCTCGGCATCGCCCACATCAGCCAGTATTCCCCCGTCCTCGACACCGTCCGCTCGATCCTCCGCCAGGGAGAGATCGGCGATGTCCTGGAACTGCGGGCCCGCGGCAAAGAAGACCGCCGGGGAGGCGGCGAAGACCTATGGGTCCTCGGCTCGCACGTCTTCGGCCTGATGCGCTCGCTCGCCGGAGCCGACGCGCTCTCGTGCTCGGCGACCGTCATGCAGGGGGGGCATCCGGTCGGCAAGGCGGACGTCGCCCAAGGGGCCGAGGGGATCGGACTCCTGGCGGGGGACAACGTCCAGGCGACGTATGCGTTCCCCAGCGGGGCCTTCGGGCACTTCGCCTCCCGCAAGGGGGTAGGAGGCGCGCCGACGCGGTTTGCGATCCAGGTCTTCGGCTCCAAGGGAGTTTTGGAGATGGAGAGCGGATACCTGGCTCCGGCCTACATCCTGAAGGACGCCGCATGGTCCCCGGGGCGGTCGGGCAAGGGATGGCAGAAGATCACGTCGGCCGGAATCGACCAGCCGGAGCCGCGAAAGGATGGGAGCTACCAGGGAGGGCACATCGCCGCGATCAACGACCTCATCGAATCGATCGAGGCGGAGCGGACGACGAGATGTTCCGCCGAGGACTGCCGGCAGATCATCCAGATGATCGCCGCGGTCTTCGAGTCGCACCGCGTCGGCGGGCCGGTCTCACTCCCGCTCAAGACCCGCGAGAACCCGCTGGCGCTGATGTAG